A stretch of the Synechocystis sp. PCC 7338 genome encodes the following:
- a CDS encoding response regulator, which yields MSPSHPPSAIAIFEPESFLILVVDDVKDNIYVISELLEGEGYSTTFVTSGPEALQRVTQAQPDLILLDLMMPGMDGLEVCDRLKQDPQARDIPVIFLTASNEKQHLLQAFAKGAVDYVTKPFSPPELLARVKTHLELKQTRDNLRHALLEQAKTAEALACTSTRLSTLVQNMQAGVLMTDAQGDIVVVNPEFARLFNLGFPADLLLGKNLTAIAPRINGLVSHGEGITQDFLAIEYPAPLLKVELHLQDGRFFERDYVPIVLGDSSQGHFWLYRDISQRKQVEVIQGQSLEMERRMRQQLAEQNQELVAATSAAEAANRSKGEFLATMSHEIRTPMNAIIGMTGLLLDTELTTQQKYFTQTIRNSGETLLTLINDILDFSKIEAGKLDLEVYPFDLGQCLEEALDVVMPSAREKSLTLIRRFLTPIPPNLQGDVTRLRQILVNLLSNAVKFTEAGQVKVTVEVVDHDAAKGEYQLCFAVQDTGIGIAPNQQQALFQAFSQGNSSITRRFGGTGLGLAICVRLTALMGGTIWAESNGFVVGDPPDPWQIGQPTTPGSTFYFTVNLTVVPSCAYSAHNLRHSLFLGRSVLVADYDEGRATRMQNLLASWRLQAEQITFSSPAKLGEDLREKLAQKTYSALIIHCPHPGGSGEALADFDLGEIAALGPTDQDIPVLVATDIYLSLGERYSGDKSPVGAWIRSPINPDELENTLVQVLGQTEPPTLVSTEAISGPLFPYAPSHLTILLAEDNLINQQVAKLLLKKLGYPVDVVNNGQEALSALAKGDYDVVLMDVEMPEMDGLTATKQIRQSQGRSERPWIIAVTAYSMEGDRERCLASGMNDYVSKPIRLEALQQALQVAATALQSTSQNTVTALPSVNAFEAKPSPSSPDPENLASMALPPIDQDIIHSLRELDEENGDLILREISDIYCQTVPALLQRIKMAIANQDWVDLSLAAHTLGSSSANLGAVLLAQQAKTLENLARQRNSRAMNPDHVSTLTASYARVQRELQTMLDRL from the coding sequence ATGTCCCCATCCCATCCCCCCTCAGCCATTGCCATTTTTGAGCCAGAGAGTTTTCTCATTCTGGTGGTAGATGATGTGAAAGATAATATCTATGTCATTTCCGAGCTGTTGGAAGGGGAAGGTTACAGCACCACCTTTGTCACCTCCGGGCCGGAAGCTCTGCAACGGGTGACCCAGGCTCAACCAGACTTGATTCTGTTGGATTTGATGATGCCCGGCATGGATGGGCTAGAAGTGTGCGATCGCCTCAAACAGGATCCCCAGGCCAGGGATATTCCGGTAATTTTTCTTACTGCTAGCAACGAAAAACAACATCTGCTCCAAGCCTTTGCTAAGGGGGCAGTGGACTATGTCACCAAACCCTTTAGCCCGCCGGAACTGTTGGCCCGGGTGAAGACGCACTTGGAACTAAAACAAACCAGGGATAATCTACGCCATGCCTTGCTAGAACAGGCCAAAACCGCTGAAGCCTTGGCTTGCACCTCCACTCGCCTCAGTACCCTGGTGCAAAATATGCAAGCAGGGGTGCTAATGACCGACGCCCAGGGCGACATTGTGGTGGTCAATCCCGAATTTGCCCGGCTGTTTAACCTTGGTTTTCCCGCTGACCTCCTGCTGGGTAAAAATTTGACGGCGATCGCCCCCCGCATTAATGGCCTTGTGTCCCATGGTGAGGGTATAACCCAGGACTTTTTGGCGATCGAGTACCCGGCACCATTGCTAAAAGTGGAACTGCACCTACAGGACGGACGTTTTTTTGAGCGGGATTATGTGCCTATTGTGTTGGGGGATAGCTCCCAGGGTCATTTTTGGCTTTACCGAGACATCAGCCAGCGTAAACAAGTGGAAGTCATTCAGGGGCAATCCTTGGAAATGGAACGGCGCATGCGGCAACAATTGGCTGAACAAAACCAAGAATTGGTGGCAGCTACCAGTGCAGCAGAGGCGGCTAATCGCTCCAAAGGTGAATTTTTGGCCACCATGAGCCACGAAATTCGCACCCCCATGAATGCCATTATCGGCATGACCGGACTATTACTAGATACGGAATTAACCACCCAACAAAAATATTTCACCCAAACCATCCGCAACAGTGGAGAAACCCTGCTCACCCTAATTAACGATATTTTGGACTTTTCCAAGATTGAGGCTGGGAAATTAGACCTGGAAGTGTACCCATTTGATTTGGGGCAATGCCTGGAGGAAGCCTTAGATGTGGTGATGCCCAGCGCCCGGGAAAAATCCCTTACCTTAATCCGACGTTTTCTCACTCCCATTCCCCCCAACCTCCAGGGGGATGTGACCCGCCTCAGGCAAATTTTGGTTAATCTCCTCAGCAATGCGGTCAAATTCACCGAAGCAGGGCAGGTTAAGGTGACAGTGGAAGTGGTGGACCATGACGCGGCCAAGGGAGAATATCAACTCTGTTTTGCGGTCCAGGATACTGGCATTGGCATTGCTCCCAACCAACAACAAGCTTTGTTCCAGGCCTTTAGCCAGGGCAACTCTTCCATTACCCGTCGTTTTGGCGGCACTGGGTTGGGCTTGGCCATTTGTGTCCGTTTAACTGCTTTGATGGGGGGCACCATCTGGGCGGAAAGTAATGGTTTTGTGGTGGGAGACCCCCCCGACCCTTGGCAGATCGGGCAACCGACAACCCCAGGCTCGACTTTCTATTTCACTGTCAATTTAACGGTGGTGCCCAGTTGTGCCTATTCTGCTCATAATTTGCGCCACTCCCTGTTCCTTGGGCGCTCGGTGTTGGTGGCGGATTACGACGAAGGCCGGGCCACCAGAATGCAAAATCTTTTGGCCAGTTGGCGTCTTCAAGCGGAGCAAATTACTTTTTCTTCTCCCGCAAAACTGGGGGAGGATCTACGGGAAAAATTAGCGCAAAAAACCTATAGCGCCCTAATCATTCATTGTCCCCATCCAGGCGGCAGCGGAGAGGCTTTGGCTGATTTTGATTTGGGGGAAATTGCAGCTTTGGGCCCTACTGACCAAGACATTCCTGTGCTGGTGGCAACGGACATTTACCTATCCCTAGGAGAGCGCTACAGCGGCGATAAATCACCGGTAGGGGCCTGGATCAGGAGTCCAATTAATCCTGATGAGCTGGAAAATACCTTGGTGCAGGTGTTGGGACAAACCGAGCCTCCCACCCTAGTGTCCACGGAGGCAATCAGCGGGCCTTTGTTTCCCTATGCCCCTTCCCATTTAACTATTTTGCTGGCGGAAGATAACCTAATTAATCAACAGGTGGCTAAGCTCTTACTGAAAAAGTTGGGTTATCCAGTGGATGTGGTCAACAACGGCCAAGAAGCCCTCTCGGCTTTGGCTAAGGGGGATTACGATGTGGTGTTGATGGATGTGGAAATGCCGGAAATGGATGGTTTGACTGCTACGAAGCAGATCCGGCAGTCCCAGGGCCGGAGTGAAAGACCTTGGATCATTGCGGTGACAGCCTATTCCATGGAAGGCGATCGGGAACGGTGTTTGGCCAGCGGCATGAATGATTATGTCAGTAAACCGATCCGCTTGGAAGCTTTGCAACAGGCGTTACAGGTAGCTGCCACGGCGCTCCAGTCCACCAGCCAAAATACGGTTACCGCCCTTCCCAGTGTCAATGCTTTTGAGGCAAAACCATCCCCTTCTAGCCCCGATCCAGAAAACTTGGCCAGCATGGCCTTACCTCCCATTGACCAAGACATAATTCATTCTCTGCGGGAATTGGACGAAGAAAATGGTGACTTAATTCTCAGGGAAATTAGCGATATCTATTGCCAGACGGTGCCAGCACTGTTGCAGAGGATCAAAATGGCGATCGCCAATCAAGATTGGGTAGATTTGAGTTTAGCCGCCCATACGTTGGGTTCTAGCAGTGCTAATTTGGGGGCGGTGCTCCTGGCCCAACAGGCTAAAACCTTAGAAAATCTTGCCCGCCAACGGAACTCCCGGGCCATGAACCCAGACCATGTCTCCACCCTAACGGCTAGCTATGCAAGGGTGCAGAGGGAACTGCAAACCATGCTCGATCGCCTCTAG
- a CDS encoding PucC family protein: MTVSESMAGAPLPKLPLVTMFRLGLFQMGLGIMSLLTLGVLNRILIDELAVLPWVAATAIAMYQFVSPFKVWCGQLSDSQRLWGYHRTGYVWLGALGFTVLSFIALQVVWQLGLSLQNNGWGALTIFWSIALGTVFAAYGVTLSLSSTPFAALLVDVSDEDNRSKLVGIVWSMLMVGIVLGAIVSSRLLNTPEICGRALLDADALVVKKTVDIAQLQRGINPVFIIMPAIVVFLAWLATVGVEKKYSRFGDRSEGREDEITLAQAVKVLTASRQTAIFFGFLLLLTLSLFMQDAVLEPYGGEVFNLCISETTQLNAFFGMGTLLGIGSTGFFVVPRLGKQRTTSLGCALAALCFSLLILAGFQENVTLLKSGLLFFGLASGMITAGATSLMLDLTAVETAGTFIGAWGLAQSISRGLATVAGGTILNIGKALFANAVLAYGLVFALQALGLILSIFLLNKVNVREFQDNAKTAIATVMAGDLDG, from the coding sequence ATGACCGTTAGCGAATCGATGGCCGGAGCCCCGTTGCCAAAATTGCCCCTGGTGACCATGTTCCGCCTGGGGTTATTCCAGATGGGGCTGGGCATTATGTCCCTGTTAACCTTAGGTGTGCTCAACCGCATTTTAATTGACGAGCTGGCAGTGTTACCGTGGGTGGCCGCCACGGCGATCGCCATGTATCAGTTTGTCAGCCCTTTTAAAGTCTGGTGTGGGCAACTATCCGACAGTCAGCGGTTGTGGGGTTACCATCGCACTGGTTACGTTTGGTTGGGCGCCCTAGGCTTTACGGTGTTGTCCTTTATCGCCCTCCAGGTGGTGTGGCAGTTGGGGCTAAGTTTGCAAAATAATGGTTGGGGAGCCCTGACAATTTTTTGGAGCATAGCGTTGGGCACAGTTTTCGCTGCCTATGGGGTCACCCTGAGTTTAAGTTCCACCCCCTTTGCCGCCCTGTTGGTGGACGTATCCGACGAAGATAACCGCTCCAAACTGGTGGGTATTGTCTGGTCTATGTTGATGGTGGGCATTGTGCTGGGGGCCATTGTCAGTTCCCGCCTTTTAAACACCCCGGAAATTTGCGGTCGGGCCCTGTTGGATGCCGATGCCCTGGTGGTGAAAAAAACCGTTGACATTGCCCAACTGCAACGGGGCATTAATCCCGTCTTTATCATCATGCCGGCAATCGTGGTTTTCCTTGCTTGGCTGGCCACGGTGGGGGTGGAAAAAAAATATTCCCGTTTTGGCGATCGTTCCGAGGGCCGGGAGGATGAAATCACCCTGGCGCAAGCAGTGAAGGTACTGACTGCCAGCCGACAAACCGCCATCTTTTTTGGTTTTTTACTACTGCTGACCCTGAGCCTATTTATGCAGGATGCGGTGCTGGAACCCTACGGCGGGGAAGTCTTTAATCTTTGCATTTCCGAAACCACCCAGTTAAACGCCTTTTTTGGCATGGGTACCCTGTTGGGCATTGGCTCCACCGGCTTTTTTGTCGTACCCCGTTTAGGCAAGCAACGCACCACTTCCCTAGGCTGTGCCCTGGCCGCCTTGTGTTTTTCCTTGCTAATTCTGGCGGGATTTCAGGAAAATGTGACCCTGTTAAAATCTGGTTTACTTTTCTTCGGTTTAGCATCGGGCATGATCACCGCCGGAGCCACCAGTTTGATGTTGGACCTCACCGCAGTGGAAACCGCTGGCACTTTCATCGGGGCCTGGGGTTTAGCCCAATCCATTTCTAGGGGCTTAGCCACCGTGGCCGGGGGCACAATTTTGAACATCGGCAAGGCTTTGTTTGCTAATGCAGTGTTGGCCTACGGTTTGGTGTTTGCCCTCCAAGCCCTGGGGCTAATTTTGTCTATTTTCCTGCTCAACAAGGTTAACGTGCGGGAATTTCAGGACAATGCCAAAACGGCGATCGCCACGGTGATGGCGGGGGATTTAGACGGCTGA
- the phaB gene encoding acetoacetyl-CoA reductase PhaB: protein MLSLGLEDKVIVVTGGNRGIGAAIVKLLQEMGAKVAFTDLATDGGSAEALGVVANVTDLESMTAAAAEITDKLGPVYGIVANAGITKDNFFPKLTPADWDAVLNVNLKGVAYSIKPFIEGMYERKAGSVVAISSISGERGNVGQTNYSATKAGVIGMMKSLAREGARYGVRANAVAPGFIDTEMTLAIREDIREKITKEIPFRRFGKPEEIAWAVAFLLSPVASSYVTGEVLRVNGAHHT, encoded by the coding sequence ATGTTGAGTCTGGGTTTGGAAGACAAGGTAATTGTGGTCACCGGCGGTAATCGGGGCATCGGCGCGGCGATCGTCAAATTACTCCAGGAAATGGGGGCCAAGGTGGCTTTTACTGATTTAGCTACGGATGGCGGTAGCGCTGAAGCCCTGGGGGTGGTGGCCAACGTCACTGATTTAGAATCCATGACCGCGGCGGCGGCGGAAATCACCGATAAGCTGGGGCCCGTTTACGGCATAGTGGCCAATGCTGGTATCACCAAAGACAATTTTTTCCCAAAATTAACCCCCGCCGATTGGGATGCGGTGCTCAATGTCAACCTCAAGGGGGTGGCCTACAGCATCAAACCGTTCATTGAAGGCATGTACGAACGCAAAGCCGGTTCCGTTGTGGCCATTAGTTCCATTTCCGGGGAGCGGGGCAACGTTGGCCAAACTAACTATTCCGCCACTAAGGCCGGGGTAATTGGTATGATGAAATCCCTGGCTCGGGAAGGGGCACGCTACGGAGTGCGGGCCAATGCGGTGGCTCCCGGTTTCATTGACACCGAAATGACTTTGGCTATCCGGGAAGATATTCGAGAGAAAATCACCAAAGAAATCCCCTTCCGCCGTTTCGGTAAACCAGAAGAAATTGCCTGGGCGGTGGCCTTTTTGCTTTCCCCCGTGGCCAGTAGCTATGTCACTGGGGAAGTGTTACGGGTAAATGGGGCACACCACACCTGA
- the phaA gene encoding acetyl-CoA acetyltransferase PhaA has translation MRDVFIVAAQRTPLGRFGGSLTNFSAADLGGHVMKSVLAQAGVEGKYLDLYIMGNVLRAGHGQLIPRQAALKAKIPDTVDGYAVDMVCSSAMMSVINAALTIRAGEGDLILAGGTESMSQTGFYLSHRARWGYKFLMGAPENLTDLLLHDGLTDSTNGEGMGEQTEKLAADHGFSRAELDEVACLSQQRAAQATESGYFEAEIAPIEITSRKGTQVLKSDEGIRSDTTVESLGKLRSAFAKDGVLTAGNCSQITDGAAALLLASGEAVEKYQLKPLAKILGGSWAAGTPSRFPELPIIASKKLLAKLDKNLADFDLFENNEAFSVSNLLFERQLGVDRDKLNVNGGAIALGHPIGASGARIMVTLLYALQQRDKTMGLAALCHGTGGGTAVVIERV, from the coding sequence ATGCGTGATGTTTTTATTGTGGCCGCTCAACGAACTCCCCTGGGGCGTTTTGGTGGATCCCTGACCAATTTTTCGGCGGCGGACTTGGGGGGCCATGTAATGAAAAGCGTCCTAGCCCAGGCCGGAGTGGAGGGAAAGTACCTAGACCTGTACATTATGGGCAACGTGTTAAGGGCTGGCCATGGGCAACTGATTCCCCGTCAAGCGGCCCTGAAAGCGAAAATTCCCGATACGGTGGACGGTTATGCAGTGGATATGGTCTGCTCTTCCGCCATGATGAGTGTGATTAATGCCGCTTTGACCATCCGGGCCGGCGAAGGGGATTTAATTTTGGCTGGCGGGACGGAATCCATGTCCCAAACTGGTTTTTACCTCTCCCACCGGGCCCGCTGGGGCTACAAGTTTCTCATGGGAGCGCCGGAAAATTTAACCGATCTTCTCCTCCATGATGGTTTGACGGACAGCACCAACGGCGAGGGCATGGGGGAACAGACGGAAAAGTTAGCCGCAGACCATGGTTTCAGTCGGGCAGAGTTGGACGAAGTGGCCTGTTTGTCGCAACAAAGGGCGGCCCAGGCCACGGAATCTGGTTATTTTGAGGCAGAAATCGCCCCCATTGAAATCACCAGTCGCAAAGGTACCCAGGTGCTGAAGAGTGATGAAGGTATTCGCAGTGACACCACAGTGGAAAGCCTAGGCAAGTTGCGGTCAGCCTTTGCCAAGGACGGGGTACTAACAGCGGGTAACTGTAGCCAGATTACCGATGGGGCCGCGGCTTTGCTCCTGGCCAGTGGGGAAGCGGTGGAAAAATATCAGTTAAAACCCCTAGCGAAAATTTTAGGAGGCAGTTGGGCCGCCGGCACCCCCAGTCGTTTTCCCGAGTTGCCCATCATCGCTAGCAAAAAACTCTTGGCCAAGCTGGATAAGAACCTGGCTGATTTTGACTTGTTTGAAAACAATGAAGCCTTCTCCGTCAGCAATCTTTTATTTGAGCGGCAGTTGGGGGTGGACCGGGACAAGTTGAATGTTAACGGCGGGGCGATCGCCTTAGGCCATCCCATTGGGGCATCGGGGGCCCGGATCATGGTTACCCTACTCTACGCTCTACAACAACGGGACAAAACCATGGGGCTAGCGGCCCTTTGCCACGGTACTGGGGGCGGTACTGCCGTAGTCATTGAACGGGTTTAG